A region of Polyodon spathula isolate WHYD16114869_AA chromosome 4, ASM1765450v1, whole genome shotgun sequence DNA encodes the following proteins:
- the LOC121314184 gene encoding CD226 antigen-like translates to MDYLLLVMILFRLHKGATLIADTTVKMEQNLTLKCECPWSGNLSQINWERKSGSKKELVAVYHKQHGLKLFNKYERRIVFLNSSSMDGSITIINASAEDLGLYQCSIQTFPKGSWTKLLLVENSDGFGNRKPDSEEIVQKGHHFMLRCHYVLNGTVYHVTFERIREKHKDTIAFCSFSDGKIIGSDYKERTLVNCSRARSINLLLMNITLNDEGLYQCHFSTDQGNHTTTISLSVRKEINEFMKIILIYVGAGAGGLVVLAVIIIATVVVCQKRRRRKRMRNRAKLDVPKRRHINNYEHAAVYDRMTKPPRCQNKEDVYVNFQKPPRRTKKKT, encoded by the exons ATGGATTATCTGTTGCTGGTTATGATTCTTTTCAGGTTACACAAAG GTGCAACATTGATAGCAGACACAACTGTAAAGATGGAGCAAAACCTAACACTGAAATGCGAGTGTCCTTGGTCAGGTAATCTGAGCCAGATTAACTGGGAAAGAAAGTCAGGCTCTAAAAAAGAACTGGTTGCTGTTTACCATAAACAACATGGCTTGAAATTATTCAACAAATACGAAAGAAGAATTGTGTTCCTCAATTCATCGTCAATGGATGGGAGCATCACTATCATAAATGCCTCAGCTGAAGATCTAGGTCTTTATCAATGCTCCATACAAACATTTCCAAAAGGATCATGGACAAAACTTCTCCTGGTGGAGAATTCAG ATGGATTTGGTAACAGAAAGCCTGATTCTGAGGAGATAGTACAGAAAGGTCATCATTTCATGCTAAGATGCCACTATGTTCTGAATGGAACTGTTTACCACGTGACCTTTGAAAGGATTAGAGAGAAACATAAAGACACTATAGCTTTCTGCAGTTTCTCTGATGGAAAAATCATTGGATCCGATTATAAAGAGCGGACACTGGTAAACTGCAGCAGAGCACGAAGTATCAACCTGCTGTTGATGAATATAACTTTAAACGATGAAGGGCTTTACCAGTGTCACTTCAGCACTGACCAGGGAAATCACACGACAACTATATCTTTGAGTGTGAGAAAAG AAATAAATGAGTTTATGAAAATAATACTCATCTATGTTGGAGCTGGAGCTGGTGGGCTGGTTGTTTTAGCAGTGATCATCATCGCTACAGTGGTGGTGTGTCAGAAAAG GAGACGAAGGAAAAGAATGAGAAATAGAGCCAAGCTAGATGTTCCAAAAAGACGG CACATAAACAACTACGAACATGCAGCTGTCTATGACAGAATGACAAAACCCCCAAGATGTCAAAACAAAGAGGACGTTTATGTAAATTTTCAGAAACCTCCACGTCGGACAAAGAAGAAAACATGA